The following are encoded together in the Triticum dicoccoides isolate Atlit2015 ecotype Zavitan chromosome 6B, WEW_v2.0, whole genome shotgun sequence genome:
- the LOC119326075 gene encoding uncharacterized protein LOC119326075 isoform X4, producing the protein MPPPAPHLVDELLEEIFLRLPTPAALARASTASPRFRRIITDRSFLRRFRKLHPPPLLGFADERAGFHPAEAPHPSAPLARTLADAADFTYSFVPKPSNDHSWRPCNVRDGRVLLEGSRYEIFRKLAVCDPLSRRYVLLPPIPDHMSVQEQSPWEFRSILAPIAEEDEDETSFKVICFADYETKLDVFVFSSVTRQWCIAASPSWSSLGADRPWGLRVVSQGSRGFSCFDHVRGCFYSASPWKDKLLVLDTRTMEISTVNDRTGYRMQLRWLPGQAEDVSARDHMLDRQRPAQVRSLPAIVVGREGALEMFSLVGDHRLNGSFHLYHTTQDTNTESSKEWQLDNIVPLPGQYDYFTAGAAEGFLFLGATSEDQLDIDEDSPVWLSKTDWDVDYFSLDVKTSELAKVCRRKKKFFHYEDVYWYCGFPPSLSKPSI; encoded by the coding sequence ATGCCCCCGCCGGCGCCACACCTCGTCGACGAGCTCCTGGAGGAGATCTTCCTTCGCCTGCCCACCCCGGCCGCGCTCGCACGCGCCTCAACCGCCTCCCCCCGTTTCCGCCGCATCATCACCGACCGCTCCTTCCTCCGCCGCTTCCGCAAACTCCACCCGCCGCCGCTCCTCGGGTTCGCCGACGAACGTGCAGGCTTCCACCCCGCCGAGGCGCCCCATCCCTCCGCTCCGCTCGCCCGAACCCTCGCCGACGCCGCTGATTTCACCTACTCCTTCGTCCCCAAGCCCAGTAATGACCACTCCTGGCGTCCCTGCAACGTCCGCGACGGCCGCGTCCTCCTCGAGGGCAGCCGATACGAGATCTTCAGAAAGCTCGCGGTGTGCGATCCGTTGTCACGGCGCTACGTGCTGCTTCCGCCCATACCCGACCACATGTCCGTCCAGGAACAGAGCCCTTGGGAATTCAGGTCCATCCTGGCCCCCATTGCCGAGGAGGATGAGGATGAGACGTCGTTCAAGGTGATATGCTTTGCGGACTACGAAACCAAGCTGGATGTGTTTGTATTCTCTTCCGTCACACGCCAATGGTGCATTGCTGCATCTCCCAGCTGGAGTTCTTTGGGCGCGGACCGCCCATGGGGGCTGCGCGTGGTGTCTCAGGGATCCCGTGGCTTCTCCtgttttgaccatgtacgtggctgCTTCTACTCGGCGTCGCCATGGAAAGACAAGCTGCTCGTGCTGGACACGCGGACAATGGAGATTTCCACCGTCAATGATCGCACTGGCTACCGTATGCAGCTCAGATGGCTCCCTGGCCAGGCAGAAGATGTTTCTGCCAGAGACCATATGCTGGACAGACAACGCCCTGCTCAAGTAAGAAGTCTGCCTGCCATTGTAGTAGGTAGAGAAGGAGCCCTTGAGATGTTTTCTCTCGTCGGTGATCACAGGCTTAATGGCTCGTTTCATCTCTATCACACCACTCAGGATACTAACACTGAATCTTCCAAGGAATGGCAGCTGGACAATATTGTACCATTGCCCGGACAGTATGACTATTTCACCGCAGGCGCAGCTGAGGGATTCTTATTCCTTGGAGCCACTTCAGAAGACCAGTTGGACATTGATGAAGACTCACCAGTGTGGTTGTCGAAGACTGACTGGGATGTAGATTATTTTTCGCTGGATGTCAAGACTTCTGA
- the LOC119326075 gene encoding uncharacterized protein LOC119326075 isoform X5: MPPPAPHLVDELLEEIFLRLPTPAALARASTASPRFRRIITDRSFLRRFRKLHPPPLLGFADERAGFHPAEAPHPSAPLARTLADAADFTYSFVPKPSNDHSWRPCNVRDGRVLLEGSRYEIFRKLAVCDPLSRRYVLLPPIPDHMSVQEQSPWEFRSILAPIAEEDEDETSFKVICFADYETKLDVFVFSSVTRQWCIAASPSWSSLGADRPWGLRVVSQGSRGFSCFDHVRGCFYSASPWKDKLLVLDTRTMEISTVNDRTGYRMQLRWLPGQAEDVSARDHMLDRQRPAQVRSLPAIVVGREGALEMFSLVGDHRLNGSFHLYHTTQDTNTESSKEWQLDNIVPLPGQYDYFTAGAAEGFLFLGATSEDQLDIDEDSPVWLSKTDWDVDYFSLDVKTSELAKGQTHLESLVWAMRCF; the protein is encoded by the coding sequence ATGCCCCCGCCGGCGCCACACCTCGTCGACGAGCTCCTGGAGGAGATCTTCCTTCGCCTGCCCACCCCGGCCGCGCTCGCACGCGCCTCAACCGCCTCCCCCCGTTTCCGCCGCATCATCACCGACCGCTCCTTCCTCCGCCGCTTCCGCAAACTCCACCCGCCGCCGCTCCTCGGGTTCGCCGACGAACGTGCAGGCTTCCACCCCGCCGAGGCGCCCCATCCCTCCGCTCCGCTCGCCCGAACCCTCGCCGACGCCGCTGATTTCACCTACTCCTTCGTCCCCAAGCCCAGTAATGACCACTCCTGGCGTCCCTGCAACGTCCGCGACGGCCGCGTCCTCCTCGAGGGCAGCCGATACGAGATCTTCAGAAAGCTCGCGGTGTGCGATCCGTTGTCACGGCGCTACGTGCTGCTTCCGCCCATACCCGACCACATGTCCGTCCAGGAACAGAGCCCTTGGGAATTCAGGTCCATCCTGGCCCCCATTGCCGAGGAGGATGAGGATGAGACGTCGTTCAAGGTGATATGCTTTGCGGACTACGAAACCAAGCTGGATGTGTTTGTATTCTCTTCCGTCACACGCCAATGGTGCATTGCTGCATCTCCCAGCTGGAGTTCTTTGGGCGCGGACCGCCCATGGGGGCTGCGCGTGGTGTCTCAGGGATCCCGTGGCTTCTCCtgttttgaccatgtacgtggctgCTTCTACTCGGCGTCGCCATGGAAAGACAAGCTGCTCGTGCTGGACACGCGGACAATGGAGATTTCCACCGTCAATGATCGCACTGGCTACCGTATGCAGCTCAGATGGCTCCCTGGCCAGGCAGAAGATGTTTCTGCCAGAGACCATATGCTGGACAGACAACGCCCTGCTCAAGTAAGAAGTCTGCCTGCCATTGTAGTAGGTAGAGAAGGAGCCCTTGAGATGTTTTCTCTCGTCGGTGATCACAGGCTTAATGGCTCGTTTCATCTCTATCACACCACTCAGGATACTAACACTGAATCTTCCAAGGAATGGCAGCTGGACAATATTGTACCATTGCCCGGACAGTATGACTATTTCACCGCAGGCGCAGCTGAGGGATTCTTATTCCTTGGAGCCACTTCAGAAGACCAGTTGGACATTGATGAAGACTCACCAGTGTGGTTGTCGAAGACTGACTGGGATGTAGATTATTTTTCGCTGGATGTCAAGACTTCTGA